Part of the Papaver somniferum cultivar HN1 unplaced genomic scaffold, ASM357369v1 unplaced-scaffold_94, whole genome shotgun sequence genome, ttttccaaaaatgtttatttcctaataatacataaaaacacaatattagtacaaaaatagagttccaacaatactgacattgaggacaaattagacacaaaaatgtgtctatcagtaagtacctctttctgattTGTATCCATGTTCGTATGGGCTTTAGCGAtaacttcttgtatttccatcaaatcaacaatggtaatagggggttggcttcctctggttcctccaggCTCTCGTCTTGATGGAGGAGTGGCAGTATCTCTAGTAACGGCTAGGGGAATTAtgcttgaagaaacgttggagaTTGCGACagtggctctggctctggtgataggaggtgtcacgcagGAGAGGATGTTTCCTACACCGCTGGTGTTGGCGGTAGAAGTTGCAGCGCCACGAGATGTgttgatcgtgctggtaggcgATATATTGGTGTCACTGGCAGGAATGTTGATACCAGGGGTGTTATCAGCGCCAGTGACATcgaggtttgttgctgatccagacccaagatccaccatcttgaaattgggaagattgaaatgaaaattgagaaattaattttgaaaccgagagattaatctcccactttggtcgccagttgttttggggtaaaaactaattctgttgtttttggtaaatttgggcgtgttgatgagaaacgaattcaaaccctaaacaaatatactgcacaggagtatttttagttttgagagatcaatctgtaagactccggcctaaaccaaaaaatggccgttccagattcaattcggtcacaaagtgaaggagaaagggttgatcttaaggagggaagcgaagaaagtgtttgagatcaaaatgttgaattatgaaggtgtggttgttttatgacttgtatcagaacgtgtaactggcttgcagaatgtaagctatcagttctcggtgttttctggatacttgtgttgatcacaCTTGTTGTcgaaaataggttgaaaaacctatttatacaagtcattgagcgaatccctgatctcgtaggaagtggaggcagttaagtagtggagaagtaggTTTGTGAAAAAGGTGGTGACCATCAAGTTTCCATTATATGGGAAGACCGGTCAccccttcacccactactccctcATTGCTGTTAACCGTCTGTCCTTTCTTTCCACTTTCTCGTATGGTCGCGTTGCACGCCCCACgacgtaaaccaccagaccataCCCCAGTAATCAttccccattttgtgacatgtttgatgtctcaagtattttgtagaaaaatatatacaacagGATGCTGAATgcgtcaagtcatgagactcgtTGCTTAAAGTAGCATATGGCTCTTTTAggtgaaataataaaattatttgtggaatcaatatttataaagcatcgTTTATAATTGATGCacatgaagcatcgcttttaaacaagctactaaaaataatcgatgtgcaggaagcatcgttgttttagtgCTCGTCCAAATTAGCCGCGAGTTGAACGTCTTAAAAAGAGCGTGACCGACCATTTTCAGAGAGCTGGTATAAGTCGTTCGCGTGTGTCTGAGGCTGGCCGATCAGTCCTtataggagagtggcgactggtatccattctaaaatcctatcggtcgatccagGTTAGATCTGGACCGTTTAAATTGGTTGAACGTCATAATACTGATCCGATATACATGCCGAACCTTCATTTAAGTTAACCCACAAACATCATAAGCACTATGTAGTTACAACATTGAAACCTATAGGAAAAACTAAAAGCGCCATAAAGGATCGTCTTAAGGGCAAGGCAGACTAGGCGGCTGCCTAGGACTCCAAATTATTGTGGacccttttattttatttatttctattaTTATGGTCGATCGATGACATTTTTAAATGTTACTAAATTGTTTTATCACACTTATTTAAATTACGGACAATTGTGTTACAGTTTGTTGCTAAATATTTCATAACAGCTATAGCTGTCACtgagttttaaattttttgaaataACTCATTAACGATAACAAGTTAAGTGCACGTGCAAAGCACGTCCTTGGGGGCGGTATCATTCTTGTAATattaaagattaaagaaaaataaggattttatatGATCTCATCAGAAGAATAGAATCATAGCGTTTATATTACGATAATTCAGTGGTCCATGTGAATAGTTCACACGAAAATTTCCCGTCTAGATCTGATGGCTAACTTTTAAAGTCATCTCATCTAACGTTtaataatgaaataaaaattcAACAAATTGGAGGTATCCGTTTTCATCTACTGACATTAAAGTGGGGGGAGGGAAGATTTATGCTAAACTAAATTACAAGTTTCGAAcccaaaacttaaccaaaaagtgctaaaaatgaaTCTTCCGCATTTGGCCGTGTAACATAATCCAAATTATCACTTTAGATATACCAATTTCTCGTAATCTGAATATCTAGCTCTCCAGATTTGGTAACTCATAAAAAGCCACAAAACTAGTCCGCCTAGGGCACCCTAAACATGTAAGACGGCCATCGCGCCATAAATGTGTAGAAGTGCACCTTTGCTTGTCATACTCGCGGATAATTGCTCCCTCCAATTTCAATGTTGTAGCAAGCATTAAATTACCAAGTATGTCTTCTCTCTCCAATGTCATGATGATAGAAAATTAGACTGAGAACTAGAACCAGCACTTGGATGCTACTCCCCAATTCTGGAAAATATTCATATGAGGATTAGTATCCATCTTAATATTTTCGTACTAATTAACAGGATACAATGGAATCTGCTGAATCTGATCTCATTTGTTAGTCATGTATATGATCAAACTGGTTCTTACAAAGTTTGGATTTTTCTGAGATTATAAGATTGCATTCTAAGACAACTGAAGTTATTTGAGACTTGAAAATGATATTTACTGCTGTAACAGATCAATATATGAAGATGCACACTGAAACATAAAATCTTAGACAGGGGTTACTCAAGCTGTCAACAAAGAACGGTAACTGATCCAAATCAGACGGGGCGTGGGACAGTGTTTCCTTCTTAGTTCTTTCAATGCCGGAAACCCATGCATTGGAAAAAATTAccaggatttttatttttttttgataactgaAAGCCGATATATTAAGCAGAAGACAAGATTACCAGGAATATATAATAAAGAAAGGAGTATCTCATTCTAGCCTGGTGGTGCAGGTTTCTCAAAAGAAGCTGCAGCACTAAACCCAAAATGGAAGAAGTGCATTTTATTTCGAAGTTCAAAATTTGTACAAATTCCAGAATTGTGATAAACATTAAAGTTGCTTTGTAAACAAGTACTTACAGGTCCACCATTTGAAACCAACACCAAGTAATATGTTTTTGCTCCAATACATACTAACTTGCTTCTGCGTGTGTTGCCTGCAAATTAATCAGAACAGATCAAGTAGCCAACTAACTAATGCATTATATAACCAACACTGACAGAAAACTAGCTAATTCGGGAAAGAAACGAACATTCATAACCTCGTTTTCTcacaaagaaatccttgtttataaaacatcaattgtgcaAATCACTGTAGCATGGAAGGCCAGACAAACTGAAGCTGCAACAGTACAGGATAAGTCATTGCTTGATTGTCCCTGGCTTAAGCAACTTGGGTcctcaaaagaatgaatcctaaAACTGCAGATGCAGATGTAGAAATTGTTATGAAAGAAATCAAGCACTAAGATCTGAGAAGTATAGAACCCATTATGAGTATTAGAAGAGCTTTCATGCAGAAAAGAGTGAACTTCTGCTTAACCCAAATGAATGAAAAAAGGGACATGGAAACAAGTTGGGTTGCTGCAATAAGGAGAGATGTTGCAGACAAACCATAACAATACTGCATTCCTTGGATTAAGCCTATTGTAGCAGCTCCCCAGAACCCAGAAGCAAAGAAGTCCATATGATAATATCCTGCACAAATTAAAAAAGAGAAAGCCCAAATCACTGAAACtacattacaaaattatttaacATCAACTAAATTACTGAAATTAATCCATTTGCAGAAACTTCTTTAAGCACCGCTTTCAACACTGGTCTAACATCATTCTTGGCTGGGAACTCTTCAAAGAACTTATCATGAACACGCTGCAGAACTTCTAAGATTCTTTTGAGGGCACCGTCGTCTTCATCCAACTCATCATTATCCATGTTTAACCGATATCCACCGCCGTTtcttgatgaaaaataattaaatttgttGATGCGAATTATGTTATCTTTGTGCTCTTTCCAGACTGACTCCGTATCGTCGATAATTACCGTGTTAGTTGCATTTGCTCCCAAAACCACGTCTAGATTTTTTCGATTTCTGACAGTAGAATCATCTTTCGAAATCACTTTGTTCTTAAAATAAACACTTTTAGGATCAATCAATCTAACCACCTCTTTAGCGTACCACCGTTCTCCCTTGGTATAAACGTAAAGCTCGAATTTCTGGCATACTTGTTCAAGAAAATCTCGCACATAAGGCCTTAACCTTGTATACCTTCCGTTGTGGTTGTATAAGCTATGTCTCCCAACAGTCTTCATGCATGTAATTAACCCTGATTTACTATTGAGATAGTCCTGTTCATCCAACGACACATCCGAAATCTTAACCGAGTGAAGT contains:
- the LOC113346144 gene encoding RNA polymerase II C-terminal domain phosphatase-like 4 isoform X1, with translation MAPIKLVIKLNGRPICKRKLEIEDHNGLQEEKSSKKVRLLDSGNKVYVIKMNGRPICKRKLEIEDRNGIQEEKSPKKDYLNSKSGLITCMKTVGRHSLYNHNGRYTRLRPYVRDFLEQVCQKFELYVYTKGERWYAKEVVRLIDPKSVYFKNKVISKDDSTVRNRKNLDVVLGANATNTVIIDDTESVWKEHKDNIIRINKFNYFSSRNGGGYRLNMDNDELDEDDGALKRILEVLQRVHDKFFEEFPAKNDVRPVLKADIIIWTSLLLGSGELLQ
- the LOC113346144 gene encoding RNA polymerase II C-terminal domain phosphatase-like 4 isoform X3 produces the protein MGYKKRNHRKRRSLLRREKLCLVLDLDHTLLHSVKISDVSLDEQDYLNSKSGLITCMKTVGRHSLYNHNGRYTRLRPYVRDFLEQVCQKFELYVYTKGERWYAKEVVRLIDPKSVYFKNKVISKDDSTVRNRKNLDVVLGANATNTVIIDDTESVWKEHKDNIIRINKFNYFSSRNGGGYRLNMDNDELDEDDGALKRILEVLQRVHDKFFEEFPAKNDVRPVLKADIIIWTSLLLGSGELLQ
- the LOC113346144 gene encoding RNA polymerase II C-terminal domain phosphatase-like 4 isoform X2, yielding MAPIKLVIKLNGRPICKRKLEIEDHNGLQEEKSSKKVRLLDSGNKVYVIKMNGRPICKRKLEIEDRNGIQEEKSPKKDYLNSKSGLITCMKTVGRHSLYNHNGRYTRLRPYVRDFLEQVCQKFELYVYTKGERWYAKEVVRLIDPKSVYFKNKVISKDDSTVRNRKNLDVVLGANATNTVIIDDTESVWKEHKDNIIRINKFNYFSSRNGGGYRLNMDNDELDEDDGALKRILEVLQRVHDKFFEEFPAKNDVRPVLKAVLKEVSANGLISVI